The DNA window ATCGGCGGTTTGCAAGCGGATCTCGCCGGCCGGCTGAGCGACTTTGTGCATCAACTGGAAACCTTGTGGCAGGCGCTGCAAACCCAGCGCACGCCCGAACAGTGGGAAACCCTGTTCTCGGGCATGCTGGAACAGTTTTTCCACAAGGTCGAAGGCAGTGACCTGTTGCTGCTTAACCGCTTCCGCAGACATCTGGAGCAATGGCTGGAAAATACGCTGGCCGCCGGGCTGAACGAGCAACCACTGCCGCTCAACATCGTCAAAGACGTGCTACTGTCCGGTTTGGACGAAGGCGGCCTGAACCAGCGTTTTCTGGCCGGCAAGGTCAACTTCGCCACGCTGATGCCGATGCGGGCGATACCCTTCCGCAAGGTGTGCCTGCTGGGCATGAACGACGGCGATTACCCCCGCTCCCGACCGCCAGTGGATTTCGATTTGATGGCGCAGGATTATCGACCCGGGGATCGCTCCCGCCGTGAGGACGATCGCTACCTGTTTCTCGAAGCCTTACTGTCGGCCCGTGAGCAGCTGTACATCAGCTGGGTAGGGCGCAGTATCAAGGACGACTCAGAGCGGCCACCCTCGGTGTTGGTGGCCCAGCTTCAGGACCATCTCGACAGTCTGTGGAGCGTATCCGGCCAGCCGGATCAGAAGGTGACGAACGCGCTGACCACTCAACACCCGTTACAGCCGTTCAGCCGCGATTATTTCCCGAAATCCAGTCGGTCAGAAAACAGCCCGGAAGAAGCCGCCAAGCCACTGGCTGAGGTACTGCAAAGCCGAAGTCTGTTCACCTACGAGCGGGAATGGCGCAGCGCCCATGGCGTAACGGCCGGAGAACACACGAACACCCCGTTGCCCTACCAAACACCGGAAGAGCCCATCAGCCTGAACGATCTGGCCGGCTTCCTGAAAAAGCCGGTCGAAACCTTCTACCAACGCCGCCTGCAAGTGCGCTTTGAAGAGGTGGAAGACGACGATACCGACAACGAAAACTTCGACCTTAACGGGCTGGACCGCTGGCAGCTGGATAACGAGCTGATTCAACAAAGCCTGATCAAAGCGGGTACCGAAGAGGAACTGCACGAGCGTTTGGAAACCACCCTGGACCGCATGGCCCGGCGCGGGGATCTGGGTATGGGTGTCACCGAACACCGCCTGCGCAGCGAACTGTCCGGGCGCTTGCCGAACCTGTTCGAGCGCTACCAAAGCGCATTGGCGGAATGGCCCGAAGCCGTGGCGGAGCCCTTGGCCTTCAACTACGCGTTTAACAACACCACCGGAACAGTAGAAGTAGCCGACCTGATTGACGGCTTGCGCCGAAATGCTGACGGCGACCTGTGCCGCTTGGTGGTGGCCAGTTCCGGTTTGCTGACCGGCTCCGGCTACAGTAAAAAAGTACGCTACGCCAACCTGATGCGAGACTGGCTGATTCATCTGGCCGGGCAGCTCAGTGACCAACCATTTACCACTCTGATCCTGGGCAAAGAGGAAGACCGTAAATTCACCTTCGCCTCCATGGCCATCGCCTCAGCCAAACAACACTTCAACACCGTGCTGAAACGCTGGATGGAGGCCACCACTCGGGCCTTACCCATTCATTGCGACGCCGGCTTTGCCTGGGTCACCAGTTTCTATGGTGGCAAGAAACACATAGGCGATCATGAACGCGCCATTGATGAAGTAGAAAAGGCCTACAACACCGCTCTGGAGCGGGACACCGGCTACCTGCGCGGCGCTTTCGATACGCCGGAATCCCTCATGGCCAGCGGGGAATTTGAAGCGCTCCTGCACGACTTATATGTTCCCCTGTGGGAAGCCGAGCAGGGCAAATCAGCGGCTGAACAGATTGAGACGATGGCATGATTGAACACACGAGCAACCGAAACCCCAATCTCGACCCGTTGGCACTGCCCCTGAACGGCAGCGCGCTGATTGAAGCCAGCGCGGGTACCGGCAAAACCTTCACCATTGCCATTTTATACGTGCGTTTGGTGCTGGGCCACGGCCAGACAGAGCAAAGCCCTTTGCAAGACCTGCTACCACCGAACCTGCTGGTAGTAACCTTTACCGAAGCCGCCACCAAAGAACTTCGAGACCGTATCCGCACCCGGCTGACCCAAGCCGCCGAGGTGTTTTCCGAGCACGCGGCCAACCTTGAGCCATCCGCGGAAACGGCACTTATCCACAAGCTGCGGGATGACAGTTACCCGGACCCGGCCAGCTGGCCGGACTGCCGCAAAAACCTGCTGCTCGCTGCGGAATGGATGGACGAAGCAGCAGTATCCACCATCCACGGCTTCTGCAACCGCATGTTAAGCGAGCACGCCTTCGACAGCGGTAGCCTGTTCAAGCTCACCCTGGAAACCGATCAGAGCGAGCTGCTGGATGAAGTCGCCCGGGATTACTGGCGCACCTTTGTTTACCCGCTGCCACCGGCGCTGATGGATGAAGCCCTGAGTCACTGGAAAACCCCAACAGATCTGCGTGCCGCGGTCCGTAACCTGATCGGCGATCCGAAAAGCCTGGGCACGCCCCCCTCGGATGTGCACAGCGCTATCGAACAGGCCGTCACCGACAGAGAGAACCAATCAAACGCGCTGAAACACTACGACTGGAGCAAGTGGCAAAGCGAAGTCACCGACCTGCTGAACGCTCTCAACAAGAGCAAGCGGTTAAATGGCAATAGCAAAAACGCCATGCTGAAAGTGTGGGACATCCTGGTGGACTGGGCCGGCTCCCACGACTTGCTGCCAGAGAAGCTGGACTCCGCCGCGGGCTTCAAGAACCAGACTCCCGAAGGTCTGGATAACATGCTGAAAGGCGATGATCCGGCTCCGCATCATCCGGCGTTCGATGCCATCGAGGAGCTGATCGAATTCGGCCAGAACCAACCCAGTGCGAAATCCGACATCCTGCGCCACGCCAGCCACTGGATCGCGCAGCGGCTGGAAGAGGAAAAACAAAAGCGCTCGGAAATGGGCTTCGACGACCTGCTGACCCGGCTCGATGATGCGCTACACGGCCCAAGAGGCGATCAGTTAGCCGCCACCATTCGTCGCCAGTTTCCGGTGGCGCTGATTGACGAATTCCAGGACACCGACCCGGTTCAGTACCGGATTTTCGACCGCATCTACCGGGTTGAAGAGAACCATCCGGATACCTGCCTGCTGATGATTGGTGACCCGAAACAGGCCATCTACGGTTTCCGGGGTGCAGATATCTACACCTATCTACAGGCTCGCCAAGGGGTGCAAGACCGCACCTACACCTTGGGAACAAACTTCCGCTCCGCACATACGATGGTTTCTGCTGTTAACCGGGTGTTCGAATACAGCGACCAACACAGCCGCGACGGGGCCTTCCTGTTTGGGCAAGGTGATACTTCGCCGCTGCCGTTCCAGGGTGTCGCCGCCAACGGCACCAAACGGGTATGGTCAGTCAACGGAAAACCGCAACCGAGCCTGCTGTTCTGGACTCAGGAATCCGACGAGGACAATAGAGACGGCAGCCCAAAAGCCATCACAAAGGGTGCCGCCACCGCCGACATAGCCGAGACCTGTGCCAGTGAAATTGCCCGCCTGCTGACGTTGGGGCAGGGCGAAAAAGCCGGTTTTGTATTGCAAGACGACCCGAGCGATCTGGAACCCGTCAGCCCGCAAGACATTGCCGTGCTGGTCAACAACCGCAATGAAGCCAGTGCCGTGCGCGATGCGCTGGGCCGCCGGCGCATTAAAAGCGTGTACCTGTCAGACCGGGGCTCAGTGCTGGCCTCGCCGGAAGCCAAAGAAGTGCTGTCCTGGCTGCGAGCCTTTGCCGAACCCCGGCAACTGGCTTACATCCGGGCTGCGCTGGCAACCCCGACACTGGGCCAGTCCTGGCAAGCGATGAACCAACTGCTCAGCGATGAACTGGCGCTGGAACGGGAAATCGAACGGTTTATCGATTATCAACAGCAATGGCACAGCCAAGGCGTGCTGCCCTTGCTGCGCAGCTTCCTGATGGATTTTGACGTGCCCGGGCGTTTGCTGCAACGGCCCGATGGTGAGCGCCGATTGACCGATATTCTGCACATAGCCGAATTGCTGCAACAAGACAGTCTGCAGTTGGACGGTGAACATGCTCTGGTGCACCACTTCACTCAGATTTTGCGCGCCGCCGATGAAGAAGACGAGCACCGCACCCTGCGCCTTGAAAGCGATGCGGCCTTGGTGAAAGTCATTACTGTGCATAAGTCCAAAGGTCTCGAATATCCCTTGGTGTTCCTGCCGTTTGGCACCGCCTTCCGGGCCCAGAGTGAAAAGCAGTCGTTTGTCAGCTATCACGACAGCGACAATACACTGATCACCGTGTTCGACCCGAGTGCTGACGACGTTGCCAAAGCGGATCAGGAACGCCTGGGTGAAGACATTCGTAAAATCTACGTGGCGCTAACCCGGGCCAGGTTCGCTACCTGGGTGGGCGCCGCCGCCCTGGATAACTGGCAGCAAAGCGGGCTGGGCTATCTGATTTCCGGCAGCGGTGCCGACAG is part of the Marinobacter sp. JH2 genome and encodes:
- the recB gene encoding exodeoxyribonuclease V subunit beta — protein: MIEHTSNRNPNLDPLALPLNGSALIEASAGTGKTFTIAILYVRLVLGHGQTEQSPLQDLLPPNLLVVTFTEAATKELRDRIRTRLTQAAEVFSEHAANLEPSAETALIHKLRDDSYPDPASWPDCRKNLLLAAEWMDEAAVSTIHGFCNRMLSEHAFDSGSLFKLTLETDQSELLDEVARDYWRTFVYPLPPALMDEALSHWKTPTDLRAAVRNLIGDPKSLGTPPSDVHSAIEQAVTDRENQSNALKHYDWSKWQSEVTDLLNALNKSKRLNGNSKNAMLKVWDILVDWAGSHDLLPEKLDSAAGFKNQTPEGLDNMLKGDDPAPHHPAFDAIEELIEFGQNQPSAKSDILRHASHWIAQRLEEEKQKRSEMGFDDLLTRLDDALHGPRGDQLAATIRRQFPVALIDEFQDTDPVQYRIFDRIYRVEENHPDTCLLMIGDPKQAIYGFRGADIYTYLQARQGVQDRTYTLGTNFRSAHTMVSAVNRVFEYSDQHSRDGAFLFGQGDTSPLPFQGVAANGTKRVWSVNGKPQPSLLFWTQESDEDNRDGSPKAITKGAATADIAETCASEIARLLTLGQGEKAGFVLQDDPSDLEPVSPQDIAVLVNNRNEASAVRDALGRRRIKSVYLSDRGSVLASPEAKEVLSWLRAFAEPRQLAYIRAALATPTLGQSWQAMNQLLSDELALEREIERFIDYQQQWHSQGVLPLLRSFLMDFDVPGRLLQRPDGERRLTDILHIAELLQQDSLQLDGEHALVHHFTQILRAADEEDEHRTLRLESDAALVKVITVHKSKGLEYPLVFLPFGTAFRAQSEKQSFVSYHDSDNTLITVFDPSADDVAKADQERLGEDIRKIYVALTRARFATWVGAAALDNWQQSGLGYLISGSGADSLSQSLNTLAEGRPEISVRALPEPDETLYTERAPEALGPALMSTREAKEDWWIASYSSIEYTGMAGTGIVFTGEIEDAETQNLLEESAHLDDEAISSEAAVRNHHHFPKGAGPGTFLHELLEWCTHHGFQWVVDNPDQLQEQLTRRCSTRGWSDWVEPLQHWVLALITRPIPLQRSGDEQVTLAQLTSLRPELEFWFESRNVNVRKLDQLVKSHTLNGADRPQAQANTFNGMIKGFIDLVFEHNGQYYVLDYKSNALGEEDSAYTDQAMGEAILDKRYDLQYVLYLLALHRLLKDRIQGYDYDQHIGGAVYLFLRGVNSASGGAFTDKPPITLIEQLDALFDGDSASGEVAA
- the recC gene encoding exodeoxyribonuclease V subunit gamma, with the translated sequence MPDTNSIEPGFHAIHANHLEDLRRAVVYICRQNSLPPLESETFLVQSNGIAQWLKLALAEKRTDDGMEGGLGIAAGMDFLFPARFIWQAYRAVLPAGEVPEQSPFDKSRLVWRLYRLLPELVGQDDAFTPLARFLDGSDTDLRNFQLAEKVADLFDQYQVFRADWLAAWEQGRDVLITPRGEEKSLTPETLWQPLLWRKLVEDVGEAAGTSRSHIHTRFMEQGQRLTTPADPGRLPKRIVVFGVSSLPRQALEALYVLSRFSQVVLCVHNPSQFYWADIISDRELLRANRKRGLAHPVLSQIDDKDQLHQHANPLLAAWGKQGRDYIRLLDEFDNPEEYRSSFQTPDQKIDIFSEHGSGETPRLLNQLQNDIYSLTPLQEIREQARELDLTRDYSIAFHEAHGPQREVEILHDQLLAAFNADPDLRPRDVIVMVPDINVYAPHIQAVFGRYQPGRKRHIPFTISDQGQRHHEPVLIAMETLMSLPRSRFGVSEIISLLEVPGIRDRFGITEDDIPLARRWVEGANIRWGLHGQHRESLDLPAELDRNTWQSGLRSMLLGYGMGDDDPWAGVEPYGEIGGLQADLAGRLSDFVHQLETLWQALQTQRTPEQWETLFSGMLEQFFHKVEGSDLLLLNRFRRHLEQWLENTLAAGLNEQPLPLNIVKDVLLSGLDEGGLNQRFLAGKVNFATLMPMRAIPFRKVCLLGMNDGDYPRSRPPVDFDLMAQDYRPGDRSRREDDRYLFLEALLSAREQLYISWVGRSIKDDSERPPSVLVAQLQDHLDSLWSVSGQPDQKVTNALTTQHPLQPFSRDYFPKSSRSENSPEEAAKPLAEVLQSRSLFTYEREWRSAHGVTAGEHTNTPLPYQTPEEPISLNDLAGFLKKPVETFYQRRLQVRFEEVEDDDTDNENFDLNGLDRWQLDNELIQQSLIKAGTEEELHERLETTLDRMARRGDLGMGVTEHRLRSELSGRLPNLFERYQSALAEWPEAVAEPLAFNYAFNNTTGTVEVADLIDGLRRNADGDLCRLVVASSGLLTGSGYSKKVRYANLMRDWLIHLAGQLSDQPFTTLILGKEEDRKFTFASMAIASAKQHFNTVLKRWMEATTRALPIHCDAGFAWVTSFYGGKKHIGDHERAIDEVEKAYNTALERDTGYLRGAFDTPESLMASGEFEALLHDLYVPLWEAEQGKSAAEQIETMA